The following proteins come from a genomic window of Aequorivita marisscotiae:
- a CDS encoding OmpA/MotB family protein: protein MKKLLILAVCSSLAFTSCVSKKKYAELEAKQQTTQDLLNTATVKLNDCLAERAALNAKASQLEARLADMKKTNEELIQSSKDLTMLTSKGATNLEKSLESLKEKDLKITRLQDALNKKDSVTLALVTSLKREVGINDPDIEINVEKGVVYISLSDKVLFKTGSYQISSRANEILGKVAKVINGKPDFEAMVEGHTDNVPYGKRGELLDNWDLSVKRATAIVRALQDLGIAPERLVAAGRGEYDPLVPNTTAENRAKNRRTRILVLPKIDQFYDMIEKEMKNLEAGG from the coding sequence ATGAAGAAACTATTGATTTTAGCCGTATGTTCAAGTCTTGCATTTACTTCTTGTGTATCTAAGAAGAAATACGCTGAGCTTGAAGCGAAACAACAGACTACTCAAGATTTGCTGAACACGGCAACTGTTAAACTTAATGACTGCCTTGCAGAAAGAGCAGCACTAAATGCTAAAGCTTCTCAACTTGAGGCGCGTTTGGCCGACATGAAAAAAACCAATGAGGAGCTTATTCAAAGCTCAAAAGATCTTACTATGTTAACGTCTAAAGGAGCAACCAATCTTGAAAAATCGTTGGAGAGCCTTAAAGAAAAAGATTTAAAGATTACTCGTTTACAGGATGCGCTTAACAAGAAAGATAGCGTTACTTTGGCCCTGGTTACCAGTTTAAAAAGAGAAGTTGGTATAAACGATCCAGATATTGAGATAAACGTTGAAAAAGGTGTGGTTTACATTTCACTGTCAGACAAAGTTTTATTTAAAACCGGTAGCTACCAAATTTCGTCAAGAGCCAACGAAATTTTAGGTAAAGTTGCAAAAGTAATTAACGGCAAGCCTGATTTTGAAGCTATGGTTGAAGGCCACACAGATAATGTGCCTTACGGTAAGCGAGGCGAGTTGTTAGACAACTGGGACTTAAGTGTAAAACGCGCAACTGCAATTGTTAGAGCATTGCAAGACCTTGGTATTGCACCAGAGCGTTTAGTGGCAGCGGGACGTGGCGAATACGATCCGTTAGTACCTAATACAACCGCAGAAAACAGAGCGAAAAACAGACGTACTCGTATCTTGGTTCTTCCAAAAATAGACCAGTTTTACGATATGATTGAAAAAGAAATGAAAAATCTTGAAGCTGGAGGATAA
- the holA gene encoding DNA polymerase III subunit delta — protein sequence MPLDKVKAIITDIKNGNTKPIYFLMGEEPYYIDGISKYIENNVLSEEDRGFNQMVLYGRDVSVDDIISQAKRYPMMAEKQVVIVKEAQDLSRSIENLAGYAENPQPTTVLVLCYKYKKIDKRKSLAKKIVEKGVLFESKKLYDNQVPDWIKRVLAGKGYTITPKGAQMLVEFLGNDLSKVNNELEKLQLILKPGQQITPQIIEENIGISKDFNNFELQNAIGNKDVKKAFAIIQYFSQNPKNNPMPMTVALLYSFFSKVLKYHALSNKGEAAKALGVNPYFVKDYQTAARNYPMRQVSAIIAAIREIDMKSKGVGAANLSQADLLKELLVKIFN from the coding sequence ATGCCGCTGGACAAAGTAAAAGCTATTATTACCGATATTAAAAATGGAAACACCAAACCTATCTATTTTTTAATGGGAGAGGAGCCGTATTATATAGATGGTATTTCAAAATACATTGAAAATAACGTGCTGTCCGAAGAAGATAGGGGTTTTAACCAAATGGTACTTTATGGCCGCGATGTTTCGGTAGATGATATTATTAGCCAGGCCAAGCGCTACCCGATGATGGCCGAAAAGCAAGTGGTAATTGTAAAGGAAGCGCAAGATCTTTCGCGTTCAATTGAAAATTTAGCCGGTTATGCCGAAAATCCCCAACCCACTACCGTCTTAGTACTTTGTTACAAGTATAAAAAGATTGATAAACGAAAATCTTTGGCCAAAAAAATTGTAGAGAAAGGTGTTCTTTTTGAAAGTAAAAAACTGTACGATAACCAAGTGCCGGATTGGATAAAACGCGTTTTGGCAGGGAAAGGGTACACCATTACACCAAAGGGAGCACAGATGCTAGTTGAATTTCTTGGCAACGACTTAAGCAAGGTAAACAACGAGCTCGAAAAACTTCAACTTATCTTAAAACCTGGTCAACAAATTACGCCACAAATAATTGAGGAAAATATTGGGATTAGTAAAGATTTCAACAATTTTGAACTTCAGAATGCCATCGGAAACAAGGATGTTAAAAAAGCTTTTGCAATCATCCAATATTTTTCACAAAACCCTAAAAACAACCCGATGCCAATGACTGTGGCATTATTGTATAGTTTCTTTTCAAAAGTATTGAAATATCATGCACTTTCCAATAAAGGTGAAGCCGCAAAGGCACTTGGAGTTAATCCCTATTTTGTAAAGGATTACCAAACCGCGGCGCGTAATTACCCAATGAGACAAGTGAGTGCCATAATTGCTGCAATTCGCGAAATAGATATGAAAAGTAAAGGTGTGGGTGCTGCCAACCTTTCGCAAGCCGATTTGTTAAAAGAATTATTGGTGAAGATTTTCAACTAA
- a CDS encoding glycosyltransferase family 2 protein produces the protein MSVAVVILNWNGKDLLEKFLPSVVKFSTNATVYVADNASTDDSVLFVSEKFPSVKILQNKVNGGYAKGYNDALKHLSESIFVLLNSDVEVTKNWLQPIISEFEKDSSIVAAQPKILDYKNKEYFEYAGAAGGFIDKYGYPFCRGRIFNTLEKDSGQYNDVSQIFWASGACLFVKADAFWKAGALDEDYFAHQEEIDLCWRLQANGGKILYVGASEIFHVGGATLAALNPRKTFYNFRNSLLNLLKNIAGINAFVVIFTRMILDALAAFQFLFQGKPKHFFAVLKAHFSFYLLVPKFLGKRKIHATNIAYFTTKSIVFQYFIKNKKIFNKL, from the coding sequence GTGAGTGTAGCCGTAGTAATTCTTAATTGGAACGGAAAAGATTTGTTGGAAAAGTTTCTGCCTTCGGTAGTGAAATTTTCTACCAACGCCACTGTTTATGTCGCCGATAATGCCTCTACCGACGATTCGGTTCTATTTGTTTCAGAAAAATTTCCGAGTGTTAAGATTCTTCAAAACAAGGTAAACGGCGGGTATGCAAAAGGATATAACGACGCTTTAAAACACCTTTCCGAATCCATTTTCGTTTTGTTGAACAGTGATGTGGAAGTAACCAAAAACTGGCTGCAACCCATTATTTCAGAGTTTGAAAAAGATTCCTCTATAGTTGCCGCACAACCCAAAATTCTCGATTACAAAAACAAGGAATACTTTGAATATGCTGGTGCCGCCGGTGGTTTTATAGATAAGTACGGGTATCCGTTCTGTCGCGGACGAATTTTTAATACGTTAGAAAAAGACAGCGGGCAATACAACGATGTATCGCAGATATTTTGGGCCTCCGGAGCTTGTTTATTCGTAAAAGCCGATGCCTTTTGGAAAGCAGGTGCATTAGACGAAGATTATTTTGCACATCAAGAAGAAATTGATCTTTGCTGGCGCTTGCAAGCAAATGGCGGAAAAATACTATATGTGGGAGCTTCGGAAATATTTCACGTTGGGGGCGCAACCTTAGCGGCTTTAAATCCGCGTAAAACCTTTTACAATTTTCGAAATTCACTTTTAAATCTTCTAAAGAACATTGCAGGTATTAACGCATTTGTCGTAATTTTTACGCGAATGATTTTGGATGCATTGGCTGCATTTCAATTTTTGTTTCAAGGTAAACCCAAACACTTTTTTGCGGTGCTAAAAGCACACTTCAGCTTTTATTTATTAGTTCCAAAATTTCTCGGTAAACGTAAAATTCATGCTACTAACATTGCATATTTCACAACCAAATCTATTGTGTTTCAATATTTTATAAAGAATAAGAAGATTTTTAACAAATTATAA
- a CDS encoding ATP-dependent helicase, whose translation MEKYLEQLNEAQLAPVLQKEGAMIVIAGAGSGKTRVLTFRIAYLMSKGVDPFNILALTFTNKAAREMKKRISEIVGASEAKNLWMGTFHSIFAKILRFEADKLGYPSNFTIYDTQDSQSVIRAVIKEMHLDKDVYKYKQVYSRISSYKNSLITVKAYFNNPELMEADAMAKMPRLGDIYQAYVDKCFKAGAMDFDDLLLKTNELLTRFPEVLAKYQNRFRYILVDEYQDTNHSQYLIVRALSDKFQNICVVGDDAQSIYAFRGANINNILNFQKDYDQVKVFRLEQNYRSTKNIVNAANNVIEKNKTRLDKVVWTANDEGNKILVNRTMTDGDEGRFVASSIFENKMNHQLHDGDFAVLYRTNAQSRAIEDALRKKDIPYRIYGGLSFYQRKEIKDVLAYLRLLLNPKDEEALKRVINYPARGIGGTTMERLIVASNHYNRSIFEVMKNIEKIDLKINSGTKSKLQDFVTMIESFQVLNQNYDAFTITEHVAKKTGLLQELKKDGTPEGIARIENIEELLNGMRDFVEEQKEIADATGSLAEFMEDVALATDLDNDKGDADRVALMTVHLAKGLEFPYVYIVGMEEELFPSGMSMNTRSELEEERRLFYVALTRAEKQAYLTYTQSRYRWGKLIDAEPSRFIEEIDESFLEYLTPITENRYKPLLDADIFDEVDHSKLRLKKPVAGRAPTGPTEEQLRKLRRLKPVASDTDKNFSAKDANLEVGTMVEHVRFGKGKILKVEGVGADTKAEIDFENGGLKKLLLRFAKLKVLDN comes from the coding sequence TTGGAAAAATATTTAGAACAACTTAACGAAGCTCAACTTGCGCCAGTACTGCAAAAAGAAGGTGCCATGATCGTAATTGCAGGCGCCGGATCTGGGAAAACACGAGTGCTAACTTTTCGTATCGCGTATTTAATGTCTAAAGGTGTGGACCCGTTCAATATTTTGGCATTAACTTTTACTAACAAAGCGGCCCGCGAAATGAAAAAGCGTATCTCGGAAATTGTAGGGGCGAGCGAAGCAAAAAACCTTTGGATGGGTACATTCCATAGTATTTTTGCAAAAATTCTTCGTTTTGAAGCAGATAAGTTGGGCTACCCTTCAAATTTCACCATTTACGATACGCAGGATTCACAAAGCGTTATTCGCGCGGTAATAAAGGAAATGCACCTCGATAAAGACGTGTATAAATACAAACAAGTTTACTCGCGTATTTCTTCGTATAAAAACAGCCTGATTACCGTAAAAGCATACTTTAATAATCCTGAATTGATGGAGGCCGATGCGATGGCCAAAATGCCGCGATTGGGCGATATTTACCAAGCCTATGTAGATAAATGCTTTAAAGCAGGTGCCATGGATTTTGACGATTTATTGTTAAAAACAAACGAACTGCTTACCCGTTTTCCCGAGGTTTTGGCAAAATATCAAAACCGTTTTCGCTATATTCTGGTAGATGAGTATCAAGATACAAACCACAGCCAATATTTAATAGTACGGGCACTATCAGATAAATTTCAAAATATTTGCGTGGTAGGCGATGATGCGCAAAGTATCTATGCTTTTCGTGGAGCGAATATCAACAACATTTTAAATTTTCAGAAAGATTACGACCAAGTAAAAGTGTTCCGTTTGGAGCAAAATTATCGTTCTACCAAAAACATTGTAAACGCGGCAAACAACGTAATTGAAAAAAATAAAACCAGACTCGACAAAGTGGTTTGGACTGCAAACGACGAGGGCAATAAAATACTCGTAAACCGTACCATGACCGATGGTGACGAAGGAAGGTTTGTAGCGAGTTCCATTTTTGAAAATAAGATGAACCATCAATTACACGATGGCGATTTTGCAGTGTTGTACCGAACCAACGCACAAAGTCGCGCCATTGAGGATGCACTGCGTAAAAAGGACATTCCGTATAGAATTTATGGGGGTCTGAGTTTTTACCAACGGAAAGAGATTAAAGATGTTTTGGCATACCTCCGATTGCTGTTAAATCCTAAAGATGAAGAAGCGCTAAAACGCGTTATTAATTATCCGGCTCGCGGTATTGGAGGCACCACTATGGAGCGATTGATTGTGGCATCAAATCATTACAATCGATCAATTTTTGAGGTGATGAAAAACATTGAGAAAATTGATTTAAAAATAAATTCGGGTACCAAATCTAAGTTACAGGATTTTGTAACGATGATAGAAAGTTTTCAGGTGTTAAACCAAAATTACGACGCTTTCACCATAACAGAACATGTGGCGAAAAAAACCGGTTTGCTCCAAGAACTTAAAAAAGACGGTACGCCAGAGGGTATTGCTCGCATAGAAAACATAGAGGAATTGCTAAACGGAATGCGCGATTTTGTAGAAGAGCAAAAAGAAATAGCCGATGCTACAGGATCGCTTGCCGAGTTTATGGAAGATGTAGCCCTGGCTACCGATTTGGATAACGACAAGGGCGATGCGGATCGCGTGGCCTTGATGACGGTGCATTTGGCCAAAGGCTTAGAGTTTCCATATGTATATATTGTCGGGATGGAGGAAGAATTGTTCCCAAGCGGAATGAGCATGAATACGCGAAGCGAGCTGGAAGAGGAGCGACGTTTGTTTTATGTAGCCCTTACCCGTGCCGAAAAACAAGCATATCTTACCTATACACAATCGCGCTATCGTTGGGGGAAATTAATAGACGCCGAACCCAGCCGTTTTATTGAGGAAATAGACGAAAGCTTTTTAGAATACTTAACGCCAATTACCGAAAATAGATATAAACCTCTTTTAGATGCCGATATTTTTGATGAAGTAGATCATAGCAAACTCAGATTAAAAAAACCAGTTGCAGGACGGGCTCCTACCGGTCCAACCGAGGAACAACTTCGAAAGTTGCGACGATTAAAACCTGTAGCCAGCGATACGGATAAAAATTTTAGTGCCAAAGACGCCAATTTAGAGGTAGGTACTATGGTAGAGCACGTGCGCTTCGGAAAAGGAAAAATCTTAAAAGTTGAAGGTGTAGGTGCAGACACAAAAGCTGAAATCGATTTTGAAAACGGCGGTTTAAAAAAATTACTGCTTCGCTTTGCAAAATTAAAAGTGTTGGATAATTAA
- a CDS encoding alpha/beta hydrolase has translation MKKFFILLLFFGIQYSFISCSKDSENNEAETLTETISLNVSYGNDPQQKYDLYLPANRSVSKTKVILLIHGGGWVEGDKSDMDLFIPYIKLRHPNHAIVNINYVLADADTPAFPNQFLDVDAVINKLTSEKDELQILPEFALIGASAGAHISLMYDYVYDTDDQVKMVGDIVGPTDFTDPFYSENPNFPVLMAALVDESAYPSGTNYMEVLSPALRVSADSSPTLLFYGSEDPLVPLTNGNTLNTALIAFQIDHNFTVYEGGHGDWAPMAIENMKEQISTYIDTHLAVAQ, from the coding sequence ATGAAAAAATTTTTTATACTACTTCTCTTTTTTGGAATTCAATATAGCTTTATTTCCTGTTCAAAAGACAGTGAAAACAATGAAGCCGAAACTTTAACCGAAACAATTTCCTTAAACGTTTCCTATGGCAATGACCCGCAACAAAAATACGATCTATACTTACCCGCAAACAGATCTGTATCTAAAACTAAAGTAATACTATTAATTCACGGCGGCGGTTGGGTTGAAGGCGATAAAAGCGATATGGATTTATTTATTCCGTATATAAAACTTCGGCATCCAAACCATGCAATAGTTAATATAAACTATGTACTTGCCGATGCAGATACTCCTGCCTTTCCAAATCAATTTTTAGATGTTGATGCGGTTATTAACAAACTAACTTCAGAAAAAGACGAACTGCAGATATTGCCAGAATTTGCGTTAATTGGCGCCAGTGCGGGAGCGCATATCTCGCTGATGTACGATTATGTGTACGATACAGATGATCAAGTTAAAATGGTGGGCGATATTGTTGGCCCTACAGATTTTACCGATCCATTTTACAGCGAAAACCCTAACTTCCCTGTTTTAATGGCTGCTTTGGTGGATGAAAGTGCGTACCCTTCGGGAACAAATTATATGGAAGTTTTAAGTCCAGCTTTACGCGTCTCTGCTGATAGTAGTCCCACCCTACTTTTTTATGGAAGTGAAGATCCTTTGGTGCCACTTACAAATGGCAACACGTTAAACACAGCTTTAATTGCTTTTCAAATAGATCATAATTTTACGGTTTACGAAGGCGGCCATGGCGATTGGGCACCAATGGCTATAGAAAATATGAAGGAGCAAATAAGTACGTATATAGATACGCATTTGGCGGTTGCGCAGTAA
- a CDS encoding metal-dependent hydrolase, whose translation MKITFYGQNCLGIEIKGKHILVDPFISGNDLAKDKIDVDSLKADYILLTHAHQDHTLDAARIARRTGAIIVSNFEIATHYEAKGIEVHPMNHGGSWKFEFGKVKYVIALHTSSFPDGSYGGQPGGFVIEGEHKNIYIAGDTALTMDMKLIPMHTKLDLAILPIGDNFTMGIEDAIIASDFVQCDKVLGVHYDTFGYIEIDHDEAKRKFYDADKDLMLLEIGESIEL comes from the coding sequence ATGAAAATTACATTCTACGGACAAAACTGCTTAGGCATTGAAATAAAAGGAAAGCATATTTTGGTTGATCCTTTTATTAGCGGGAACGATCTCGCCAAAGATAAAATAGATGTGGATTCCTTAAAAGCAGATTACATTTTACTTACGCACGCCCACCAAGATCACACTTTAGACGCGGCCCGAATAGCGCGAAGAACAGGCGCTATAATCGTGAGTAATTTTGAAATTGCAACGCATTACGAGGCCAAAGGCATTGAAGTTCACCCCATGAATCACGGAGGAAGTTGGAAGTTTGAATTTGGAAAGGTAAAATACGTAATTGCCCTACACACCAGTAGTTTTCCCGATGGTAGCTACGGCGGCCAGCCTGGCGGATTTGTAATTGAAGGCGAACACAAAAATATTTACATTGCCGGCGATACCGCTTTAACGATGGACATGAAATTAATCCCGATGCACACAAAATTAGATTTGGCCATTCTCCCCATAGGCGATAATTTTACTATGGGAATTGAAGATGCAATAATTGCCAGCGATTTTGTACAATGCGATAAGGTTCTGGGCGTACATTACGATACTTTTGGCTATATTGAAATAGACCACGATGAAGCGAAGCGCAAATTTTACGATGCCGATAAAGATTTGATGTTGCTCGAAATAGGAGAGTCTATTGAGTTATAA
- a CDS encoding DoxX family protein — protein MQISTSSNIGLLLLRIGFGGMMLTHGIPKLLQMFSGDFAFGDPIGIGTTATLVIAVICEVFFPLLVIIGFRVRIAAIPIIVTMAVAAFIVHAADPLGTKEMAILYMFGFTAISLLGSGKYAVDKR, from the coding sequence ATGCAAATTTCAACTAGTTCTAATATCGGATTACTACTGTTACGTATAGGTTTTGGCGGAATGATGCTTACTCATGGCATACCAAAACTATTACAAATGTTTTCGGGCGATTTCGCATTTGGCGACCCCATTGGCATTGGTACTACAGCTACTTTAGTTATAGCGGTAATTTGCGAAGTTTTCTTTCCACTTTTGGTAATAATAGGTTTTAGAGTACGAATAGCCGCGATTCCGATAATTGTTACTATGGCTGTTGCCGCTTTTATTGTACACGCGGCAGATCCGTTGGGAACAAAAGAAATGGCTATACTTTATATGTTTGGCTTTACAGCTATTTCTCTTCTAGGTTCAGGAAAATACGCTGTTGATAAACGATGA
- a CDS encoding L-threonylcarbamoyladenylate synthase has translation MAEFIKIYEENPNPKEIKRVVKTLREGGVIIYPSDTVYALGCDIKNNRAMERVAQLRGVKLEKANFSFVCENLSNLSDYVKQIDTPTFKLLKRNLPGPYTFILPGNNNLPTVFKKKKEVGIRVPNNAITLAIVRELGNPIISTSIKDEDEVIEYTTDPELIYEKWDNLVDVVIDGGYGGNIASTVVDLTGPEPIVVREGKGSLEL, from the coding sequence ATGGCAGAATTCATAAAAATCTACGAAGAAAATCCAAACCCGAAAGAAATAAAACGCGTTGTTAAAACACTTCGTGAGGGGGGCGTAATAATTTATCCCAGCGATACGGTTTATGCCTTGGGATGCGATATTAAAAATAACCGGGCAATGGAGCGAGTAGCCCAGCTGCGCGGGGTAAAGTTAGAGAAGGCAAACTTTTCCTTTGTATGCGAAAACTTGAGTAATTTAAGCGATTATGTAAAACAAATAGATACGCCGACCTTTAAATTATTAAAAAGAAACTTGCCTGGGCCGTACACATTTATTTTGCCCGGCAACAATAATTTGCCAACTGTATTTAAAAAGAAGAAGGAAGTGGGTATTCGCGTTCCCAATAATGCAATAACCTTAGCAATTGTTCGCGAATTGGGCAATCCCATAATTAGTACCTCTATTAAAGATGAAGATGAGGTAATAGAGTACACCACCGACCCTGAACTGATTTATGAAAAATGGGACAACCTAGTAGACGTAGTAATAGATGGCGGTTATGGCGGTAATATTGCTTCAACGGTTGTAGATTTAACGGGGCCTGAGCCAATAGTTGTACGAGAGGGTAAGGGAAGTTTGGAGCTCTAA
- the menA gene encoding 1,4-dihydroxy-2-naphthoate octaprenyltransferase has translation MKKFKAWFAAARLRTLPLSVSGIIVGASAGIFEKNRLLQSQLDLDYNGLVCLAGRSILESPMFWLAILVTVGFQVLSNFANDYGDGIRGTDAKRAGEKRMVASGIISPKQMKIGMIITGVLTFFLATILIFMAFGNKNFIISFVFFNLTIVSIIAAVKYTVGKKAYGYSGLGDVFVFLFFGLLSVLGSYYLFTHTINWQLLLPAIAIGSFSTAVLNLNNMRDINTDAAVGKNTLVVKMGSEKSKRYHAFLLLVGMFCAILYTLINYKEPLQFVYLIAFIPFLLNIKTVFKNKTPMLLDAELKKVALSTFLFAILFSIFIY, from the coding sequence ATGAAAAAATTTAAAGCTTGGTTTGCCGCTGCACGATTGCGAACTCTTCCGCTTTCGGTATCTGGTATTATTGTAGGGGCCAGTGCTGGGATTTTTGAAAAAAACAGACTTTTGCAATCGCAATTGGATCTAGACTACAACGGGTTAGTTTGTTTGGCAGGCAGATCTATTCTGGAATCGCCCATGTTTTGGCTTGCTATTTTGGTTACCGTTGGTTTTCAGGTATTGTCCAATTTCGCTAACGATTACGGCGATGGCATTCGCGGAACCGATGCAAAGCGAGCCGGTGAAAAACGCATGGTGGCATCCGGGATTATTTCGCCAAAACAAATGAAAATTGGAATGATAATTACAGGTGTACTTACGTTCTTTTTGGCAACAATATTAATTTTTATGGCCTTCGGAAATAAAAACTTTATAATTTCATTTGTATTCTTCAATCTTACAATTGTTTCCATAATAGCAGCCGTAAAATACACCGTTGGCAAAAAAGCTTATGGTTACTCCGGTTTGGGCGATGTTTTTGTGTTTCTGTTTTTTGGCTTATTGAGCGTTTTGGGAAGTTACTACCTATTTACGCATACTATTAATTGGCAGCTCCTGTTGCCGGCCATTGCAATTGGCAGCTTTAGTACAGCCGTTCTAAATTTAAACAATATGCGGGATATTAACACCGATGCCGCAGTTGGGAAAAATACTTTGGTGGTAAAAATGGGCAGCGAAAAATCAAAACGGTATCACGCCTTTTTGTTGCTCGTCGGAATGTTTTGCGCTATTTTATATACGCTGATAAATTATAAAGAACCCCTGCAATTTGTGTATTTAATAGCGTTTATACCATTTTTACTAAATATTAAGACGGTTTTTAAAAATAAGACCCCAATGCTGCTCGATGCCGAATTAAAAAAGGTTGCACTCAGCACTTTTTTGTTTGCAATCTTGTTTAGTATATTTATATATTAA
- a CDS encoding nuclear transport factor 2 family protein, translating into MLTISHTKLNIIENFYQAFADLDAERMVAFYHNEITFEDPAFGKIQGEKAKNMWRMLCKSQQNKRFQVIATNIVCTSESGKAHWEAFYTFSSTGRKIHNKIDATFKLKDGKIINHKDSFNLYNWSKQALGFKGFLIGWTPFFKNKLRNQTQSLLLEFQRKQNTGI; encoded by the coding sequence ATTCTAACTATTAGCCACACCAAATTAAATATTATTGAAAATTTTTACCAGGCTTTTGCAGATTTAGATGCTGAGCGTATGGTGGCCTTTTATCACAACGAAATAACTTTTGAGGATCCTGCCTTTGGCAAAATTCAAGGCGAAAAGGCCAAAAACATGTGGCGTATGCTCTGTAAATCCCAACAGAACAAAAGGTTTCAAGTTATAGCGACTAACATAGTATGTACTTCAGAATCCGGAAAAGCGCATTGGGAAGCCTTTTATACTTTTAGTAGCACAGGTAGAAAAATACACAATAAAATTGATGCGACCTTTAAATTGAAAGACGGAAAAATTATAAACCATAAGGATAGTTTCAATCTTTACAATTGGTCTAAACAAGCCTTGGGATTTAAAGGATTTTTAATTGGTTGGACGCCATTCTTTAAAAACAAATTACGCAACCAAACACAATCCTTGCTTTTGGAATTTCAAAGAAAACAGAATACCGGTATTTAG
- a CDS encoding type I restriction enzyme HsdR N-terminal domain-containing protein, translated as MQKLNFPQYSFRFKSSENKTLVFDEIRKKFVILTPEEWVRLHVVQFLLKEKNYPKSLINVEKQLKLNNTTKRYDVVVYKNDGSIFLIVECKAPSIQITQLTFDQIARYNLVLDAEFLMVSNGLEHYFCQMDLQAEKYVFLKDIPVYK; from the coding sequence ATGCAAAAACTCAATTTTCCGCAGTATTCCTTCCGCTTCAAAAGTAGCGAAAATAAAACGTTGGTTTTTGATGAAATTAGAAAAAAATTTGTGATACTCACACCCGAGGAATGGGTTCGGTTGCACGTTGTTCAGTTTCTTTTAAAAGAAAAAAACTATCCCAAAAGCCTTATAAATGTTGAAAAACAACTAAAACTAAACAACACCACCAAACGTTATGACGTGGTTGTTTATAAAAACGATGGCAGTATTTTTTTAATCGTGGAATGCAAAGCACCTTCAATCCAGATTACACAGCTAACCTTCGATCAAATTGCGCGCTATAATCTTGTGTTGGATGCCGAATTTTTAATGGTCTCCAACGGTTTGGAGCATTATTTTTGCCAAATGGATTTGCAGGCGGAGAAGTATGTTTTTTTAAAAGATATTCCCGTTTACAAATGA